The following proteins come from a genomic window of Priestia filamentosa:
- the purC gene encoding phosphoribosylaminoimidazolesuccinocarboxamide synthase: protein MEKQELLYEGKAKKIYATDQENILWLEYKDDATAFNGEKKSSIAGKKVLNNEISSLLFEVLHKENVPTHFVERLSNYEQLVKKVSIIPLEVVVRNVIAGSLAKRLGVEEGTKTEQPIVELYYKDDALGDPLITDEHALFLKAASWDELAYIKFLARRVNEILLPYFLERDIKLVDFKLEFGKTEDGTIILADEVSPDTCRFWDIHTNEKLDKDVFRRDLGGLTDAYEEILKRIGGKSHV, encoded by the coding sequence ATGGAAAAACAAGAATTGTTGTACGAAGGAAAAGCAAAGAAAATATATGCTACAGATCAAGAAAATATTTTATGGCTTGAATATAAAGACGATGCAACAGCATTTAACGGTGAAAAGAAGTCATCTATTGCTGGTAAAAAAGTATTGAATAACGAGATTAGTAGCTTACTATTTGAAGTGCTTCATAAAGAGAATGTACCAACACACTTTGTTGAAAGACTTTCAAACTATGAGCAACTTGTAAAGAAAGTAAGTATTATTCCTTTAGAAGTTGTTGTTCGTAATGTTATCGCAGGAAGTCTTGCAAAACGCCTTGGCGTTGAAGAAGGCACAAAAACAGAGCAGCCAATTGTTGAACTTTACTATAAAGATGATGCACTTGGAGATCCACTTATTACAGATGAGCATGCGCTATTCCTAAAAGCAGCAAGCTGGGATGAACTTGCTTACATTAAGTTCTTAGCACGTCGAGTAAATGAAATTCTTTTACCATACTTCCTTGAGCGTGACATTAAGCTTGTTGATTTTAAGTTGGAATTTGGAAAAACAGAAGATGGCACAATTATTTTAGCTGATGAAGTGTCACCAGACACATGTCGTTTCTGGGATATTCATACAAATGAAAAGCTTGATAAAGACGTATTTCGCCGTGATCTTGGCGGTCTTACAGATGCATATGAAGAAATTTTAAAACGAATCGGGGGAAAATCACATGTATAA
- the purS gene encoding phosphoribosylformylglycinamidine synthase subunit PurS — MYKAKVFVTLRESVLDPQGTAVEQSLHHLGYKEASEVRIGKFIELTVEETENVETRVKEMCEKLLANTVIEDYRFEIEEVAKV; from the coding sequence ATGTATAAAGCAAAGGTATTTGTTACATTACGTGAAAGTGTTTTAGATCCACAAGGAACAGCAGTTGAGCAATCTCTTCATCATTTAGGTTACAAAGAAGCAAGCGAAGTACGTATCGGGAAATTTATCGAACTTACGGTAGAAGAAACAGAAAACGTTGAAACACGTGTGAAAGAGATGTGTGAAAAACTTTTAGCTAACACAGTTATCGAAGACTACCGTTTCGAAATTGAAGAGGTGGCAAAAGTATGA